The segment ATCTGAAATTAGGGGCTTCAACCTCAATTACTTCACGGAGGAATGTGGGGTTTAAAAATCTTCAATCCATATTTCTGGTCCAGAGAACCTGAGTTACAATTTCATCGTTAAAAATTGTCTAGATATTACGGTTGCCAGATTATTGTTTAAGCCCCTTAATTCTCTTCCTGAGATCTCAATAACTCCTCAACTTAGCTTCATAAGTTGGCAAGGTTAAACTCCACTATTTCTGTCTCTTTCCTAGCAATAAACGTGTTAACATCTCTTATTGTGGCAAAATGGAGAAGTTACTTGGTTTAAGGGTACTTGATTCGTGGGAATTGCTTAGAAATGGTGAAGATGAGTGTAGATAAAAGGCTTAACGAAGCAAGTCTTCCATCTTTCAGATGAGGAGCATATTGTTTAAAGCCAAATATTTATATTTAGTGTCATTAAAGTTAATGTTAGGTGTATTAAATATGCCCGTATTTATAGGGAAAATCATGAGTCGATTCAGGAGAAATAATCCTAAAAAAGAAGAAGTTGAGTATATTAAAACAAAGTACGGAGAATTTCCAATGCCAACATTTAGTAAGGATGATGAAGCTTACCTCTTAAAAGAATACGGCATTGATGCTAAAAAGCTTAGATTTGGACGTGGATATCGCGTTTAAGATAAACTCAAAACAACACCAGAACTTAGGAATATTAGGCCAAACCAAGTTGTAATTATTGAAATCTTCATTTTAATTGAATGTCTTCTCACACTTCCCATATTTATATGCGCAATTATGAGAAGTTCCTCTGCTACATCTTCCTTCTTTAACTCCCCCTGCTTATAAAGTTTAATTATTCCTTCTGGTGAAACCAAGAGGATGTCCCACCGCCTCGGCCAAAATATTGAGAGAACAAAGGATACACTAATCAAAAAACATAGAATTCCCAAAATGACTAAATAAAATGGAATTGAAGTCTTATTTAAGTTTCTAGATAATGAAGTTGACAAAATGGTGCTGACTAGCGTTAGTATTAAAGCATCAACACCAAGAATTACAGATGCATGTTCTCTAAGCCTGTAAAACATTTCAGCACTCCTACCATATTCATTTATTGCTAGTTGGTAGTACAGCTCGATATCACTCATATTTTGCTCCCCTTTCCATTAATATGCATAGCGATATAGGTGCTTATTAATGTAAAGTAATTTCAAGGTTTCACTATACTCTGTTATTGTTAATTTCCAACAAACTATAACGGTATAATTCTTAAGGAAGTTTAGGCCGAAGGAAGGCTCAAGTCTCTTCAACAGTCCACGGCGAAAAGCCTTTTCATGACGACATGAAGGATGAAAAATGCGAAGGGGATGGATGAAAGTTAACGCTAGACTAGAATGGCCTTTTTCATAGCTACTTCTAAAATTCTTAACGAAGATAGCGATTTCCGGCTTTGTAGTTAAGCCTTTCACTTGAAGAAGGCGAAGGGCATTATTGGAATTAAGAGAGATTAGAAAATTCATACATCCTATCTTCTTGAGTTAAGGGATCATTCCTTTGTCGCTACAATTACTAAAGAGCTGTGAGTGAAAGGCTTAATTTTATTGTATTTTCTCATCCCGGTGGTGAGGAGAAATCTTGATGAAGGTTAAGGATATTATGTGATCGTTTCAGGATTCATTGATGCAAAGCGCTATGCTAAAAGCATCTAAGGAGGCTTATGAGCAGTATCCTCACCGAGGTAAGCATGAAATGGTTGCGTTGCTATGGATAACCAACATTTCATAAGTAAACCTACAGCATAAAATCTAGAAATCACTTAAAGTTATAGTGATATCCAAAGAAGCTTAGGGAAACTGAAGCAAAAGTGAACATGTGAAATTACATACCATTAGAATCGTCTACATCATTATCAAATATTTAACACTTCCTTAATACCTCACTTTATGATGTTGAATAAGAGCCTCATATTACTGCCATCTAAAGTTTTAGGTATCGTTTTGAAAGTTTCATGTGAACTTGCGTGAAAACTCCTACGGAGAGAAGAGATCACCTGTTAAAATGCGTAAGTATGTATCTGAGGATATTCATACACAGTATGTTATAAAGGCTGAGAGGAAGCTTATGAAGATGGGTTATAAAATTTATTCATATGATGATTTGCTGAGGGAAGTGAAGGACAAGCTGAATGGTAATCCAGATGTATGTGCTGGGAGGAATGGGGAATTGGTTTTCGTAAAGGTCGGCATTACAAGACCTCCTCATACAGAAACATATCTCAAAGCAGACAAAGTCATCCTCATACCTCAATAGAAACAAGTGAAGCCGTAAAGGTTTGGGGAAAAAGGAACTATCAACTTAAAGAACTACATGGAAAATTGAAGGAGTTTTCCAGCTTTTCAGGGAGTAATATGAAAAGACTTGATAAAGTAGTGTAAAAGTTTACACTTTATTTTCAAACATTTCTTTGCTTTTTAGGAAAGTGATCACCTCATCAAGTCTTTTTGCTAATTCCAAATGTTAAATTGTAAAGTGTAAAACTTTTGATTCTCCAGCACCTATTGGAAAGTAAAAGCGTAAATTCATGTAGTTCTTTCTTAAAATTATTACATTACCAGAACTCTCAGAGTTGCAATAGTCCGTGTACGCTAAAAAGCTTTTTAACAACATAACCATTCAATTAATAAAATAGGGAAAAGAAAATTTGTGTAGATAGTGTAGATTTATGGCGCCACTACTGTAGTTTCGTAAGTACCTCTTAGAGTCACTATAGTTATTCTGACAATTTGACCAGGCTTTACACCACTAACAACCTTATCGCCAGTAAAAACTTTTGATTCTCCAGCACCTATTGGAGCATCTGGCGGAGTATTACCTTGACTATCTGTAAACGAATCTGTTTTATCCTCTCCATTTATAAAGATTTTCGTAACAACTGCGGATGCGGTACCATCATTTACTATGGTAATAGTTGCATCATAGTCGCTGCCATCTCTGCTTAAATATACAGATATTGTTAGTTTCTCGTAGCTTGTGAAGCTGCTTAGTAGTCCTGTCATCCAGAATGCTGCTGCTATGCTTATTACTATTGCTATTGCTACTAGTATTACTGTTGCTATTACTGGTGATATGCCTTTCTTCCTTATGTTCTTCATTTCTTACACCTTTGCTTTTAATTCTTGTTCGCTTTAAAATATATAGTTTTTGATTGCTCTTCTTTTGCGATACTTTTGTATTCTTTTTGTATTGTGTTACATTTATATTTCAGTTTTTACCCTTATTTTTCTGGTTGTTTATGGTTAGGTTTCCCTTTATTAGTCCTAAGGTTCGTGTTGTTAGGAGGGTTGCTGTGGAGAGGGCTGTGGAGTTTCTCCCTTTTGATGAGAGGTTTGAGGTTTTGGAGAGTTATCCTGTTTATGAGCCTTTTGCTAGGGTTTATATTGTTAGGATTCCTTGGGAGGGTGGTGCTTTGGCTTATTATGTGGATGAGTATAGGCTTAGTGATGAGGAGAGGGATGCTTATGAGAGGCTTGTGGATATTGTTACTGAGGAGTTGAAGGTTTATGCTGTTACTGAGGATTTGAGGGGGCATGTTTATGGTGAGATTAGGCGTATTGTTGATAGGTATAGGGGGAGTTTAGGTCTTACTGGTGCTAGGAGGGATAGAATCCTATACTATGTTGAGAGGGATCTTCTTGGTTATGGGCCTATACATGTTTTGATGGGTGACCCTAACATTGAGGATGTTAGCTGTGTTGGTGTGGATAAGCCTATTTATGTTTGGCATAGGCGTTATGAGAGTATACCCACAAACATTGTCTTTAGGGATGTTAAGGCTTTGAATGAGTTTATATTGAAGCTTGCACATAGGGCTGGTAAGCACATTAGCCTTGCATATCCAACCCTAGATACGATGTTGCCGGAGAAGCATAGACTTGCCGCAACTTTTGGTTCTGAGGTTAGCACGGCTGGACCCACATTTACAATTAGGAAGTTTAGG is part of the Candidatus Methanomethylicota archaeon genome and harbors:
- a CDS encoding DUF4352 domain-containing protein — encoded protein: MKNIRKKGISPVIATVILVAIAIVISIAAAFWMTGLLSSFTSYEKLTISVYLSRDGSDYDATITIVNDGTASAVVTKIFINGEDKTDSFTDSQGNTPPDAPIGAGESKVFTGDKVVSGVKPGQIVRITIVTLRGTYETTVVAP
- a CDS encoding type II/IV secretion system ATPase subunit, with amino-acid sequence MVRFPFISPKVRVVRRVAVERAVEFLPFDERFEVLESYPVYEPFARVYIVRIPWEGGALAYYVDEYRLSDEERDAYERLVDIVTEELKVYAVTEDLRGHVYGEIRRIVDRYRGSLGLTGARRDRILYYVERDLLGYGPIHVLMGDPNIEDVSCVGVDKPIYVWHRRYESIPTNIVFRDVKALNEFILKLAHRAGKHISLAYPTLDTMLPEKHRLAATFGSEVSTAGPTFTIRKFRAKPFSPIELIADGVINEKLAAYIWFMLDHLKTLMISGGTGAGKTTLLNALSLFIRPGLKIVTVEDTPELNLPHENWVQLTVRPVYAVGVTLTE